A genomic stretch from Corynebacterium faecale includes:
- a CDS encoding ABC transporter permease subunit, whose protein sequence is MPNAPIFLRSVVSSWRGLLSWAVAIIAVLILYLPLYPSMNTPELNQMLNNLPTELVQALGYEEISSGDGYTQATFFGLLGFVLITIAGISWGAAAIAGNEESGQLELTLAHAVGRVQYALESAAALIMKILLLGVVTFGGISLLNEPSELGLDAGNLLAVTLAWMGLGLFAGTIALAAGAVTGRRMWAIGAASGVAVLGYAFDALGNTNQNVEWLQPFSPYHWAFGNAPLSMGFDWVGLALLWGLSAVLVAVAAWALARRDITG, encoded by the coding sequence ATGCCTAACGCACCGATCTTCCTCCGCAGTGTTGTGAGCAGCTGGCGCGGACTATTGAGCTGGGCCGTGGCGATCATCGCCGTGCTTATTCTGTATCTCCCGCTGTATCCCTCCATGAATACACCCGAGCTCAACCAGATGCTCAACAACCTGCCCACCGAACTCGTGCAGGCCCTGGGTTATGAAGAGATCTCCTCCGGCGACGGCTACACCCAGGCCACCTTCTTCGGATTGCTCGGTTTTGTCCTCATCACCATCGCGGGCATTTCCTGGGGTGCCGCCGCCATCGCCGGTAATGAAGAATCAGGACAACTGGAACTGACCCTGGCCCATGCCGTGGGGCGAGTTCAGTACGCACTGGAATCCGCTGCTGCCCTGATAATGAAGATCCTGTTGCTCGGGGTGGTCACCTTCGGTGGAATCTCCCTGCTCAATGAGCCGTCTGAACTGGGCCTGGACGCCGGTAATCTGCTTGCTGTCACCCTGGCCTGGATGGGTCTGGGGTTGTTCGCCGGCACCATCGCACTTGCCGCGGGTGCCGTGACAGGCAGGCGGATGTGGGCCATCGGCGCTGCTTCAGGCGTGGCGGTACTCGGTTATGCCTTTGACGCCCTGGGCAATACGAACCAGAACGTGGAATGGCTACAGCCTTTCTCCCCCTATCACTGGGCCTTCGGCAATGCGCCCCTGAGCATGGGTTTCGACTGGGTCGGCTTGGCTCTGTTGTGGGGATTGAGCGCAGTCCTCGTTGCGGTAGCTGCCTGGGCTCTGGCCCGGCGCGATATCACGGGTTAG
- a CDS encoding ABC transporter ATP-binding protein: MTAVIRAHHLKKRYGQHLAVDDIDLTVRQGSIFGLVGPNGAGKTTILRMLVDVIRPTDGELTVLGEVPRHSDARLRQRIGYLPGELKLNTRVTGKALLKQLAKISGPVDEAFTATLVERLGLDLTRPVRALSKGNKQKIGLVQAFMHRPELLILDEPTSGLDPLMQREFLGLVREARDHGQTVLLSSHILSEIQHTADEVAVLAGGRIVANNDVSSLRLAGVSHLRAVLAGALIDDLLTHFATIPELHAIHATPAPDHTVRLSANIQGDIDAVIKALAHYQVLTLSIEEPDLEESILNLYSPKATNDA; this comes from the coding sequence ATGACTGCCGTGATCCGCGCCCATCATCTGAAGAAAAGGTACGGTCAGCACCTCGCGGTTGATGATATTGACCTGACTGTGCGCCAGGGCTCCATCTTCGGTCTGGTCGGCCCCAATGGCGCAGGCAAGACCACGATTCTGCGCATGCTTGTTGATGTCATCCGCCCCACCGACGGCGAACTCACGGTACTGGGCGAGGTTCCACGCCACTCGGATGCACGGTTACGTCAACGCATCGGTTATCTGCCCGGCGAATTAAAACTCAACACCCGCGTCACCGGAAAAGCACTGCTTAAACAACTGGCTAAGATCAGCGGCCCGGTGGATGAGGCTTTCACCGCCACACTCGTCGAACGCCTCGGCCTTGACCTGACCCGCCCGGTGCGTGCGCTGTCCAAGGGCAATAAGCAGAAGATCGGCCTGGTGCAGGCCTTCATGCACCGTCCCGAACTACTCATCCTCGATGAACCCACCAGCGGCCTCGACCCCCTCATGCAGCGCGAGTTCCTAGGCCTGGTCCGCGAAGCCCGGGACCACGGCCAGACAGTGCTGCTCAGCTCGCATATACTCAGCGAGATCCAGCACACCGCCGATGAGGTCGCCGTGCTCGCCGGCGGCCGGATCGTAGCCAACAACGACGTCTCCTCCTTACGCCTGGCCGGCGTCTCCCACCTGCGAGCTGTGCTCGCCGGAGCGCTTATCGACGACCTCCTCACCCACTTCGCCACCATCCCCGAACTGCACGCCATCCACGCAACCCCCGCCCCGGACCACACCGTCAGACTCAGCGCCAATATCCAGGGCGATATCGATGCAGTGATCAAAGCCCTCGCCCACTACCAGGTACTCACACTCTCCATAGAGGAACCTGACCTGGAAGAGTCCATCCTCAACCTCTACTCCCCCAAGGCGACCAACGATGCCTAA
- a CDS encoding NAD-dependent epimerase/dehydratase family protein yields MRIAVVGATGNAGTAVLRALHRHPEVEEVVGIARRLPDEEIEPYDQCEWRSIDIAAAITEAEAIEGLTDAFQGCDAVIHLAWMIQPNDRRELLERVNVEGTRRVAKAVAEAGVGHLVVASSVGVYSPDEARDALRKEGTEPPLRDETFPTEGIDSSHYSVDKAAQEDVLDQFEAEHPDVTVTRLRPGLLFQSDAASSIQRYFLGKAVPTRFLAPETMPSIPLPAGLRLQALHTDDVAEAYVAAAIAGKGGAFNVCADDVLGPEELADILTSTGKFVEIPPGIVRAALVTAHRTGVVPADVGWLDMGMQVPLMDNSKAKAELGWAPTRSAADALRELLDGLAEGRGHASPVLRPRASDDKNVNAFHQPVSVGASAGDSDATPRVPEKMSRDLLQLYMSDHLTGATAGVGRINRMANDFVDTPMFGRLGRLVDEISAERDFLERLINDLGLQQKPHRQAAAWVGERVARIKSDGRILDRSPMTMLLETELMRGAVTGKLGGWEVLLEHAETLGLDPEVFVALIEMSKDQVKILDEIHAYARPRALRGDKDIYWD; encoded by the coding sequence ATGCGAATCGCCGTTGTTGGTGCAACCGGAAACGCAGGAACAGCCGTGCTGCGTGCACTCCACCGCCATCCCGAGGTTGAAGAGGTGGTGGGCATCGCCCGCCGTCTGCCCGATGAGGAAATTGAACCCTATGACCAGTGTGAGTGGCGGTCCATTGATATCGCCGCGGCCATTACTGAAGCTGAAGCCATTGAGGGCCTGACGGATGCCTTCCAGGGATGTGATGCCGTCATCCACCTGGCCTGGATGATCCAACCCAATGACCGCCGTGAACTACTTGAACGTGTCAACGTTGAGGGCACCAGGCGTGTGGCCAAGGCAGTTGCTGAAGCTGGTGTGGGCCATCTTGTGGTGGCCAGTTCCGTAGGTGTCTATTCGCCCGATGAGGCCCGCGATGCCCTGCGCAAGGAGGGCACGGAACCTCCACTGCGGGATGAAACATTTCCCACCGAGGGAATCGACAGTTCCCATTACAGCGTGGACAAAGCAGCACAGGAAGATGTGCTTGACCAATTCGAAGCGGAGCATCCGGATGTCACCGTCACCCGCCTGCGCCCCGGTCTGTTGTTCCAGTCTGATGCGGCCTCGTCGATCCAGCGGTATTTCCTTGGTAAGGCGGTGCCGACCCGCTTCTTGGCGCCGGAGACCATGCCATCAATTCCACTTCCTGCCGGCTTGAGGTTGCAGGCTCTTCACACCGATGATGTGGCGGAGGCTTATGTGGCTGCAGCAATCGCTGGAAAGGGTGGCGCATTCAACGTGTGTGCCGATGATGTCCTCGGCCCAGAGGAACTGGCGGATATCCTCACCAGCACCGGGAAGTTCGTGGAGATACCCCCGGGGATCGTGCGGGCAGCCCTGGTCACCGCCCACCGGACAGGTGTGGTGCCAGCCGATGTCGGATGGTTGGACATGGGCATGCAGGTACCGCTCATGGATAACAGCAAAGCCAAAGCGGAATTGGGCTGGGCACCGACGCGCAGCGCGGCGGATGCTCTCCGTGAATTGCTGGATGGGCTGGCGGAGGGGCGTGGACATGCGTCGCCTGTGCTGCGCCCGCGTGCCAGCGACGATAAAAACGTCAATGCCTTCCATCAGCCGGTTTCTGTGGGTGCATCAGCCGGTGATAGTGATGCCACCCCGCGTGTGCCGGAGAAGATGAGCCGGGATCTGCTGCAGTTGTATATGTCGGATCACCTGACGGGCGCCACCGCCGGCGTGGGCCGTATCAACCGCATGGCCAATGACTTTGTAGACACCCCGATGTTTGGCAGGCTGGGTCGTTTGGTTGATGAGATTTCTGCTGAGCGGGATTTCCTTGAGCGTCTGATCAATGATCTGGGGCTGCAGCAAAAACCACACCGCCAGGCTGCGGCCTGGGTGGGGGAGCGGGTTGCCAGGATCAAAAGTGATGGCCGGATCCTGGATCGTTCACCGATGACCATGTTGTTGGAGACTGAACTTATGCGCGGTGCCGTCACCGGCAAGCTCGGCGGCTGGGAGGTCCTGCTGGAACACGCTGAAACACTGGGTCTGGATCCGGAGGTCTTCGTCGCCCTCATTGAGATGTCCAAGGATCAGGTCAAGATTTTGGATGAGATCCACGCTTATGCCCGCCCGCGCGCCCTGCGCGGTGACAAGGACATCTACTGGGACTAG
- a CDS encoding fasciclin domain-containing protein, whose product MKRILAVTGVISLALTLAACGEEDDTTTDTGTTTQTATEAATMEETTTEETTVAEEAGEDIVDTAVGAGSFNTLVAAVQAAGLEETLRGDGPFTVFAPTDEAFDALPEGTLDALLADPEGDLTEILTYHVVDGEVPAADVVEMDGQAVETLQGGSFTVELEGEAVVLVDAAGNRVNVTTTDVEASNGVIHVIDTVLSPTP is encoded by the coding sequence ATGAAGCGCATCCTTGCAGTAACCGGAGTTATCAGCCTCGCCCTCACCCTGGCTGCCTGCGGTGAAGAAGACGACACCACCACCGACACCGGCACCACCACCCAGACCGCAACTGAAGCTGCGACCATGGAAGAGACCACCACCGAGGAAACCACCGTTGCAGAGGAAGCTGGCGAGGACATCGTCGATACCGCTGTCGGTGCAGGTTCCTTCAACACTCTGGTTGCAGCAGTTCAGGCCGCCGGCCTGGAAGAGACCCTCCGTGGCGATGGACCATTCACCGTCTTCGCACCTACCGATGAGGCATTCGACGCACTGCCAGAGGGCACCCTTGATGCCCTGCTCGCAGACCCAGAGGGCGATCTCACCGAGATCCTCACCTACCACGTTGTTGACGGCGAGGTTCCTGCCGCTGATGTTGTCGAGATGGATGGCCAGGCCGTAGAAACCCTTCAGGGTGGCAGCTTCACCGTTGAGCTCGAGGGCGAGGCCGTTGTGCTTGTCGACGCCGCCGGCAACCGCGTCAACGTCACCACCACCGACGTTGAGGCCAGCAACGGTGTCATCCACGTCATCGATACTGTTCTGAGCCCTACCCCATAA
- a CDS encoding DUF1707 SHOCT-like domain-containing protein — translation MDHIPEKRAGDAERSQALDRLGQYFADGYLDIHEFDDRTGKAALARTQGEIDALFVDLPAQPATAEPRRELSAQRELDEVMTRGKKLQRIDGAIWAAVFILFFLGVFVFSVGFAWVMFPIGAFASWGARSFLDVGDEEEKLYAELTKQEQEERAERLRKAVERRRELGQ, via the coding sequence ATGGATCACATACCTGAGAAACGCGCCGGGGATGCCGAGCGTTCGCAGGCCCTGGACCGACTGGGGCAGTACTTCGCTGATGGATACCTGGATATCCATGAATTCGACGATCGCACCGGCAAGGCTGCCTTGGCGCGAACCCAGGGGGAGATTGACGCTCTCTTTGTGGATCTACCTGCGCAACCCGCCACCGCTGAACCCCGGCGGGAGCTCAGTGCGCAGCGGGAGCTGGATGAGGTGATGACCAGGGGAAAGAAACTCCAGCGCATCGACGGCGCCATCTGGGCAGCGGTGTTCATCCTGTTCTTTCTGGGTGTTTTCGTATTCAGCGTGGGCTTTGCGTGGGTGATGTTCCCGATTGGTGCTTTCGCGTCCTGGGGTGCCAGATCCTTCCTGGATGTAGGCGATGAAGAGGAGAAACTTTATGCGGAATTGACCAAGCAGGAGCAGGAGGAGCGTGCCGAGCGGTTGCGCAAAGCCGTGGAACGGCGCCGCGAGCTGGGCCAATAA
- a CDS encoding DUF2254 domain-containing protein, translated as MARKRKMSWRLRWAAVRYRFKESLFAYPTLLMLVGVVLAVITTLIDDRIGHDADLPLTIALSSNAAMWLLSTVAGAMITTVGVVFSLTVVSLQLASDQFSPRVMRSFIRDRLSQRVIGLLVATFFYCVLILPNVSGEATDPAPQVSVTVAVILTVVTVIGILAHLDHLAHGLQVGNVARVIVDEGERIAGERESIPEGLTQADPADFHDVPDDALTIPAAINGWVTQVDIEYLFRTMAPGTTVRLETRIGAYIHTGEALLKVWPTPAEGSPDLGQAVEIADARAMLQDTDFAIRQLVDIGLRALDSDDPTTAVEITLRLGSLLRTVLITPLIPEALRDDEERVVVQPWNLSHEEFIVHGFDQLRLASREQPEVIGTLLRVLRMLADHVRDDHPELIPVLDRQSRLILESLPTDLHPEDLARLRALTSDKSDPADHSR; from the coding sequence ATGGCCAGGAAACGGAAGATGTCATGGCGGCTGCGGTGGGCCGCGGTGCGGTACCGCTTCAAGGAGAGTCTGTTTGCCTATCCCACGCTGCTGATGCTGGTGGGTGTGGTCCTGGCGGTGATCACCACCCTGATTGATGATCGGATCGGGCATGATGCTGATCTGCCGCTGACGATCGCGCTGAGCAGCAACGCGGCGATGTGGTTGCTGTCCACGGTGGCGGGGGCGATGATCACCACGGTGGGTGTGGTGTTCTCGCTGACGGTGGTCAGTCTGCAGCTGGCCAGTGATCAGTTCTCCCCGCGGGTGATGCGTTCCTTCATCAGGGATCGGCTCAGTCAACGGGTGATCGGCCTGCTGGTGGCCACTTTCTTTTATTGTGTGTTGATCTTGCCGAATGTCAGCGGTGAGGCCACCGACCCGGCCCCGCAGGTGTCGGTGACGGTGGCGGTGATCCTCACGGTGGTCACGGTGATCGGTATTCTCGCGCACCTGGATCATCTGGCGCATGGCCTGCAGGTGGGCAATGTGGCGCGCGTGATCGTTGATGAGGGGGAGCGGATCGCAGGCGAACGCGAGAGCATCCCGGAGGGACTCACCCAGGCCGATCCGGCGGATTTCCACGATGTGCCAGATGATGCCCTGACCATCCCCGCCGCGATCAACGGGTGGGTGACCCAGGTGGACATCGAGTACCTGTTCCGCACCATGGCGCCGGGCACCACCGTCCGCCTGGAGACCCGCATCGGTGCCTATATCCACACCGGTGAAGCGCTGTTGAAGGTGTGGCCGACGCCGGCTGAGGGGAGCCCGGATCTCGGGCAGGCCGTGGAGATCGCCGATGCGCGTGCCATGCTGCAGGACACCGACTTTGCCATCCGCCAGCTCGTGGACATCGGCCTGCGCGCCCTGGACAGCGATGATCCCACCACCGCCGTGGAGATCACGCTGCGTCTGGGCAGCCTGCTGCGCACCGTCCTGATCACACCACTTATTCCGGAGGCGCTGCGCGATGATGAGGAGCGCGTGGTGGTACAACCCTGGAACCTCTCCCATGAGGAATTCATCGTCCACGGCTTCGACCAGCTCCGCCTGGCATCCCGCGAGCAGCCTGAGGTCATCGGAACCCTGCTGCGTGTGCTGCGCATGCTTGCCGATCACGTCCGTGATGACCACCCCGAGCTCATCCCCGTGCTTGACCGCCAGAGCCGCCTCATCCTCGAATCCCTGCCCACCGACCTGCACCCCGAGGACCTTGCGCGCCTGCGCGCCCTCACGTCCGATAAATCGGACCCGGCTGATCACAGCCGTTAA
- a CDS encoding FUSC family protein: MNPAVQRLGNPLMERLRRPEFQTSLIQMVKIIFATTLAWWISVNFLETSLPFLAPWTALLTIQATAYRTLSRGVQSTIASVLGIVVTFMVGNFLGVTVWSYAVAIFVGLVIARIRWIREEGITVATTAIFLLSDGFTEESRNFGERMVEIIVGVLIGILVNLLIMPPLRDRQAAGYLDSITRRMGDVLGDMGQEISSSWDTECAEEWIKEIESLESELESAWSTVRFARESRRANPRRHIHLRRQPTAPDPVDGPNWEQVLEQAKDGLSHLHTITHILRDATYDNSPWDERFREKWSAIACDAGQAISDPDVDTDSERLRMRIDDLSREMSEDEDLPSKLWPVYGSLITGLRHIVSLVDEVRAARREEILQ; this comes from the coding sequence ATGAACCCAGCCGTGCAACGTCTTGGTAATCCGCTTATGGAACGGCTCAGGCGACCGGAATTCCAGACCTCATTGATCCAGATGGTGAAGATCATCTTTGCCACCACCCTCGCATGGTGGATCTCGGTGAACTTCCTGGAAACCTCCCTGCCGTTCCTGGCGCCGTGGACGGCGCTGCTCACCATCCAGGCCACCGCCTACCGGACCTTGTCGCGGGGTGTGCAATCAACAATCGCATCAGTGTTGGGCATCGTGGTGACATTTATGGTGGGTAATTTCCTGGGTGTGACGGTGTGGTCCTATGCGGTGGCCATCTTCGTCGGCCTGGTGATCGCCAGGATCAGGTGGATCCGTGAAGAGGGCATCACGGTGGCCACCACCGCGATCTTCCTGCTCAGCGATGGTTTTACTGAGGAATCCCGTAACTTCGGTGAACGCATGGTGGAGATCATCGTCGGCGTGCTCATCGGCATTCTGGTGAATCTGTTGATCATGCCCCCGTTGCGGGATCGGCAGGCTGCGGGTTATCTGGATAGCATCACCAGGCGCATGGGTGATGTTTTGGGGGACATGGGCCAGGAAATCTCCTCATCCTGGGATACGGAATGTGCCGAGGAATGGATCAAGGAGATCGAATCACTGGAGTCGGAATTGGAATCGGCCTGGTCCACGGTGCGGTTTGCGCGGGAAAGCCGCCGGGCCAATCCCCGTAGGCATATCCACCTGCGGCGTCAACCCACTGCGCCTGATCCGGTTGATGGCCCCAACTGGGAGCAGGTGCTGGAACAGGCGAAGGATGGGTTATCCCACCTGCATACCATCACCCATATCCTCCGCGACGCCACCTATGACAACAGTCCCTGGGACGAGCGTTTCCGTGAGAAGTGGTCTGCCATCGCCTGTGATGCCGGGCAGGCGATCTCCGATCCGGATGTGGACACTGATTCCGAGCGGCTCAGGATGCGGATCGATGATCTGTCCCGGGAGATGTCCGAGGACGAAGACCTGCCCTCTAAACTATGGCCTGTCTATGGATCATTGATCACGGGGTTGAGGCATATCGTGTCATTAGTGGATGAAGTCCGCGCCGCCCGACGTGAAGAGATCCTGCAATAG
- a CDS encoding ATP-grasp domain-containing protein, with product MLSRLDDDLHSDRPLVVFLGDNIDEEDHDVLFPAMRERGVAVVRVHPDDLVVEMTDTGIGFFVAGQRLEPDLVIGWVLDELLIPGMAHLDVFRRAGIPVINDAVTLFRAQNKYLDSSMLSLAGALGYPVLTSHDPEALEKWVRDLNGPAVIKPLVGFGGRGLRKIEGENDLQDLLTELRRDGGSYYAVPWIENPGRDIRVYTINHQPVFAMYRYAPPGKWITNIHAGGGLSMCPLTPEISTLARRASQGAGALIGGIDIGENTATGELVVYEVNSCPTCEPPALEALADFLALAARDLDHALVTWEPSKVYTELDTAPDLFHKSKQGLLRA from the coding sequence ATGCTGAGCCGGCTTGACGACGACCTCCACTCCGACCGCCCCCTTGTAGTCTTCCTCGGCGACAACATTGATGAGGAAGACCACGATGTGTTGTTCCCCGCGATGCGTGAACGCGGGGTGGCGGTGGTGCGCGTACACCCGGATGACCTGGTCGTGGAAATGACCGACACCGGCATCGGGTTCTTCGTGGCGGGTCAACGCCTTGAACCCGACCTGGTGATCGGATGGGTGCTCGACGAGCTGCTTATCCCCGGCATGGCGCACCTGGATGTGTTCCGTCGCGCCGGGATCCCCGTGATCAATGATGCGGTCACCCTCTTCCGCGCGCAGAACAAATACCTGGACAGCTCCATGCTGAGCCTGGCCGGTGCACTGGGGTATCCGGTGCTCACCAGCCACGACCCGGAGGCACTGGAGAAGTGGGTGCGTGATCTCAACGGCCCGGCAGTGATCAAACCGCTTGTCGGTTTCGGCGGACGGGGCCTGCGCAAAATCGAGGGTGAAAACGACCTGCAGGACCTCCTGACGGAGCTGCGTCGCGACGGTGGCTCCTACTACGCCGTGCCATGGATCGAGAACCCCGGCCGCGACATCCGCGTCTACACCATCAACCACCAGCCGGTGTTCGCCATGTACCGCTACGCCCCGCCGGGCAAATGGATCACCAACATCCACGCCGGTGGTGGACTGTCCATGTGCCCCCTGACCCCGGAGATCAGTACTCTGGCACGCCGGGCCTCCCAGGGGGCCGGCGCCCTCATCGGCGGCATTGACATCGGTGAGAACACCGCCACCGGCGAGCTGGTGGTCTACGAGGTCAATTCCTGTCCCACCTGCGAACCCCCCGCACTGGAGGCCCTGGCGGATTTCCTCGCCCTGGCCGCCCGCGATCTCGACCACGCGCTGGTCACCTGGGAGCCGTCAAAGGTCTATACCGAACTGGACACCGCTCCCGACCTCTTCCATAAGAGCAAACAGGGGCTGTTGCGCGCATAA